In Salvia miltiorrhiza cultivar Shanhuang (shh) chromosome 4, IMPLAD_Smil_shh, whole genome shotgun sequence, the DNA window TGGCATTACGAAGTTACTTCAGGTTTCAGAAGAGATTTCTTAAATCAGGAGAATTTCTTTATTGCATATTCAATCTCATTTTGATAAGAAAGATCGTCAGGTTCAGAGGAGAGAACTTACGAATCTATCATGAGAGGCATGAGAGCGACGAACAAAAAAACGATGACATACAACCATTGCAGTTCCGATAGTGGTCTGTGGCCTgcaaatgaaaattaaataaaatattttccataGTAACACACAAAATAAAATCTAGCCCAACAGTACTTTACAGCCAACTCCATTGGTATATAACTTACAGATCAAGCCGAACTCCAAGATTCTGAAGAAAGGCACAGTACGAGTATCGCAGGTGTGTCTCATGCATCAGATCAATGCCATCTTTTCTTGAGGGAGAGCACCTCTCTATCTCGTCTCTTGACATAAAAACCACTTCTTCATCATCCTCATACTTTGAGCGGTCCCGCTTGGAGGTAGTTGAAGAGTAAGTACTGGCATCATCGGGCCTGGTTCCAGCTGTTGCAGCTGAACTATTGTTGCAGACTGAAGGAACACTACAGTAAGCAGTGGCATATAAAGGAGGCACATGTTGCCAAATGCCAGCAAGATTTTCAAGACCATTTTCATGACTAAGTGATTGTTGATAGGGCCTGCCGGTGCTTTCATGAGAGAAATCCAAGACCTTCCTCCTCTTTGAAGGCGGTACAACATCAGGCCAGACATGTTCATACTTAGGTCTATCCAGCATGAAGTCCCGAGAGAAGTCACAAGATGAACCGTGATTCTTCGTATAAAAGTTTGAATCGGAGGGGCGATCGTGGCTCCACTCGTAGTTAGCAGCAGCTGTCGTTCTCATTCTACCATAAGACGACCTACCATCACTTCGGAAATGACCATCTCGTGGCCGGTGAGGCCGTGCAAGAGACATGATTCCTGTCCAACTTATTGGAGTAAGAAAGCGCACAACAATTGGATAATATATACACAGAATAAGATATGTAGATGGTCACATTAGCTCAAAGAAAATGGGAAAACTAATTCAAGTTCCAAAGGAAACAGCACAAAGAGAAAGGCTTAGCTGCTTAACCAAAACTAATCAAGAGAACCTATGAATCAAATCTAATACCATGTAGTTCATCAGAACATgaaattcagtaaaattaaCTCCAATCTGATCAAATAAACAGAATATTCAGCATCGTGTGAACCGATTGTTAATTCCGTGCAATAATTTTCAACAATTACACAAAATCTACTCATTTAAACCATTCAAACACCAAAAAATAGACAAAAAAAGCTCCCATATAATTGACAGCGTAAATCAAAGAGAATTATACAATTAATCTCAATTTACCTGAACAGCAAGGCTAGCGCAAAGATCTAAACGATAATCGCAGCTGAATTTGATGTTATAAATAAACTGAATTGATTGAATTGTTTGCTTTCATATTAGGGCTGCAGAATGAGGAAGGAAAGAAAGCAAGAAAAGagaagaatagagagagagagagagagagagagagagagagagagaaagtaattcttttttctttttcttttttttcttttagcaAAAAACTGAAAAAGAATGCTCGTTGTATTTTGCGTGAATTTggccttttttcttttctttttttaatactaAAAGAACAAATAATTTGTAGAGGAATTGTGGTTTTAAagcttaaatattaaaaaaaaatctagaatGAGTTATTGCTATATATTTGCTTCTCAAATGTAGAATATTgattgagttttaagataattaattatagccttgactttaaaaatatatatatatactatgttCGACTCTATAATTTATTCTATGTAATCAATTTTGGGACATAGATGTATTGCCACATCTAATTGAATTGAAAATATTCCACcgaatttaaatttattgaaagCCGTACAGGAGCATATAAAAGTCTACTCCACTACATTTGAAATATTCCATGCTTTTTGTAATTCTTTTTcctattattttcatttttctaatTTTGAATTTGGAACTTggtttatgatattttttctctctaccAAATTTTTAGGTGATCCATAATTACAGCTCAATTTATTCTTTGAACGAATACTATAGTtagataaattattattttgcaaGCCAACAATTTGGATAAATTGCCTAATAC includes these proteins:
- the LOC131020913 gene encoding cyclin-T1-4-like isoform X2; its protein translation is MSLARPHRPRDGHFRSDGRSSYGRMRTTAAANYEWSHDRPSDSNFYTKNHGSSCDFSRDFMLDRPKYEHVWPDVVPPSKRRKVLDFSHESTGRPYQQSLSHENGLENLAGIWQHVPPLYATAYCSVPSVCNNSSAATAGTRPDDASTYSSTTSKRDRSKYEDDEEVVFMSRDEIERCSPSRKDGIDLMHETHLRYSYCAFLQNLGVRLDLPQTTIGTAMVVCHRFFVRRSHASHDRFLIATAALFLASKSEETPRPLNDVLKVSCETFHKQDFIVLSHTFPVDWFEQYRERIIDAEQLILTTLNFELGVQHPYESLTSTLEKLGFSQSILVNLALSLVSEGVYRGLACSPYDINSWRLMCCSSNVLFFI
- the LOC131020913 gene encoding cyclin-T1-4-like isoform X1; translated protein: MSLARPHRPRDGHFRSDGRSSYGRMRTTAAANYEWSHDRPSDSNFYTKNHGSSCDFSRDFMLDRPKYEHVWPDVVPPSKRRKVLDFSHESTGRPYQQSLSHENGLENLAGIWQHVPPLYATAYCSVPSVCNNSSAATAGTRPDDASTYSSTTSKRDRSKYEDDEEVVFMSRDEIERCSPSRKDGIDLMHETHLRYSYCAFLQNLGVRLDLPQTTIGTAMVVCHRFFVRRSHASHDRFLIATAALFLASKSEETPRPLNDVLKVSCETFHKQDFIVLSHTFPVDWFEQYRERIIDAEQLILTTLNFELGVQHPYESLTSTLEKLGFSQSILVNLALSLVSEGLRSSLWLQFKPHQIAAGAAYLAAKFLNMNLASCHNVWHEFHTPPSVLRDVANQLMELF